The genomic DNA GCTCACCTGTCCCGTGGGAACCCCGGCACCGATGTATAAATGGCCTCAAAGCGGTACTCGCAGTCTGCGGACACGGTGATTTTCAACAAGCTACCTCGTCCCGAGCCCGCCGCCGCCTTCCTGCCCGGCGACATCCCGGGCACGTCCAGCCCCGTGCCCCACGCTGGCTCTGAAAACCATTTCAACTACAAGGGCTCCTACTTTGCCTGCCCTCTGCAGAGCGCTGAGAGCCCCGAGCAGCCCCCGGCCGGCTGGAGCCCTGCGCCTGCCCACCTGCACCACGGCCCCGGAGCCCTGAGCCAGCCCGTGCCGGCCGAGGGGCCGCTGCTGGGCTTCCTGCCCTACCCCCCGGGGAGCCCGGGCACCAGGCTGCCGCCCCCGGACACCCAGAAGAGCAAGGACGGCttcagccaggagcagctgatggcCAGGAAGAAGCTGGACAGCCCCAGGTGCCCCTTGCCGTTGAAGAAGCCGGTGGTGGTGAAGGCAGCTCCTATAGCACCTAAGCCGGTGTATGGGGCCCCTGCCTCTTTCCTGGCTCCCAGGATGGCTCTGCTACTGGGAACGCAAGCAGAGAGCCTGCAGCAGCGACCAGGGGAGGTAAACTGGGCCCTGCCCCCCGCCACCCACCCTCTGCACCCCAGCGAGCCCCACAAGAGGggtccctgctctgagcacgggctccagctgctgccctccagccaGGCCCTGCCTCCCAAAGAGCAGCTGGGCTCCCCCGTTGCCTTACCTCGCTGCTGTGTCACCTTTGATAAGTACGGGCCACCCCCCAGCACCCTGTTCCTGGAAGCAAGCTGTCCCTCTGCCCAGAGCCAGAAGAAGGTGCTGGAGCTCCCCAGCCTCAGCCTGGACCCCTGGCCCAAGCTCCAGCCTCCTGACGTCAGCCCGGTGACCCGGGACAGGACAGCAATGTGCTACCCACCCCCTCCCTATCCGCTGTCACCCCACAGAGCtggctccctgtgccacccGCCAGCTCCCGCTGTGGTGGAGCCCAGTGCCCTGCCTGCCTTTGGCTATGTGGGAAGCAGGGAGTCCTTTCCCAGCCCCTACCATAAGCCCCAAGCCCCCAGGAGTTACGTCCCCAGCCCCCTGGAACCCTACgtgccagggacaggggctgccaggctgggcgCCGTGCTGAGGGATGCTGAGCCACCCAGGGATGCTGAGCTGCCCAGGAACACCAGGTACCCGGGGTTTGCTGGCAGCCTGGGAGATGCATCCGTGTTCCACGCCTCCTTTCCCGGACTGGAGCCGGGGTGTGAGCAGCATGGGGCAGGCGGTCTGCAGTGGAGAGCAGCGCTGAGGCACAGCAGCGCTTTCCAGCCTGTCTGCACCTCAGAGAAGCTTTCTGGGGGCTCCAGTGGGCTCACTGAGACATTTCCCGAGAGCGGAGGGAACTGGGAGAAACCCAGGCAAGGGGATGAGGAGCCCCTttacccagggaggaggagcatCAGCCCGGCCCCTCAGGACACCCACCGTGAGGAACCAGGGGAAGGAAATGCCTGTGAAGTCGGGGATCCAGCCAAGGAGCTCATCCGCCCTTCTCCATCCATGACCCCCAGCCAGGGGCTGGAAG from Sylvia atricapilla isolate bSylAtr1 chromosome 13, bSylAtr1.pri, whole genome shotgun sequence includes the following:
- the C13H15orf39 gene encoding uncharacterized protein C15orf39 homolog — encoded protein: MASKRYSQSADTVIFNKLPRPEPAAAFLPGDIPGTSSPVPHAGSENHFNYKGSYFACPLQSAESPEQPPAGWSPAPAHLHHGPGALSQPVPAEGPLLGFLPYPPGSPGTRLPPPDTQKSKDGFSQEQLMARKKLDSPRCPLPLKKPVVVKAAPIAPKPVYGAPASFLAPRMALLLGTQAESLQQRPGEVNWALPPATHPLHPSEPHKRGPCSEHGLQLLPSSQALPPKEQLGSPVALPRCCVTFDKYGPPPSTLFLEASCPSAQSQKKVLELPSLSLDPWPKLQPPDVSPVTRDRTAMCYPPPPYPLSPHRAGSLCHPPAPAVVEPSALPAFGYVGSRESFPSPYHKPQAPRSYVPSPLEPYVPGTGAARLGAVLRDAEPPRDAELPRNTRYPGFAGSLGDASVFHASFPGLEPGCEQHGAGGLQWRAALRHSSAFQPVCTSEKLSGGSSGLTETFPESGGNWEKPRQGDEEPLYPGRRSISPAPQDTHREEPGEGNACEVGDPAKELIRPSPSMTPSQGLEDLRDTKALSSSPPMPVIHNVFSLAPYQEYLERAKGSDPILFCRKNLWEDSSPQTTSGSQEPAALRDISVVSSLRSGSGAVQSQGEGCYRSSPKNPKPVPQELESQEGSPGGLGTEEPPEDMVLDLSFKKRLIDAGDSQRPTGPVEGTLEQEDKEEKEAAGGKVGSEEAVQPRTPEADSGDRRSFQSSVTFMFQKYKLLPSVPPSAEPPRQDGSPQAPPQPSPPSSTPTPAPPASSPSCAPLLPAPGLQLSIILGPTPPQTLLHKGPSTPEEERVVRQAGGVPAQTRSGQYFSTLHTLLCDIISGSVSRSSPELLRQWLEKADRAEELGGMPKSLPKAKNGSKAPNPQKPSNGKEIWLAFQDVAELLGKLLSELNSFMLSCPFPHVVRAGAIFIPIHVVKEKLFPKLPGSFVDQVLQKHKVELRPTTFSEEKHLRDLELKSCTSRMLKLLALKQLPEIYPDLLNLHWHNSIWQQLGSSSDTGQQPSK